From the genome of Jaculus jaculus isolate mJacJac1 chromosome 17, mJacJac1.mat.Y.cur, whole genome shotgun sequence:
ATCCCCCTGAGGGAGTGgaatcttccttccttttttttttcctttttttaggtagggtttcactctagcccaggctgaccttgaactctccatgatccttctacctctgcctccccaagtgctgggattttaaaggtgtgcgccaccgtgcctggctttctcCTGACTTCGAGCTGTGTACCTACCATGCTGCTGTATTTGGGGCCATACAGAATTCATggtgtgggctggggaggtggctcagtggttaaaggacctTGCTTACAGAACTCACAGTACTAGCAGCCTGCACCTCTCTTTCATGCCCTTCACACCTAGGCCTCAGAGAGAAATCTGGCAGGGTGACAGTTCACGTCTCACATTGAGCATCTTGctgaacttgctttttttttggggggtgggcagggtcgaggtagtgtctcacaataggtcaggctgacctagaattcagtatgtattctcaaggtagccttgaactcatggcagtcctacctctgcctcccaaatgctgggactaaaggcgtgtgccaccacacctggctttatttatttatttacttatttatttgagagagagagagagagcgagaacaaactccagatgcatacgccaccttgtgcatctggcttctgtgggtcctggagaattgaatcgggatcctttggctttgcaggcaaacgccttaaccaccaagccatctctccagcccttttttaaaaaaatactttattattatttttttatttgagagagagagaggcaggtagggaaagcatgggtgcatcagggcctccatctactgcaaactccagatgcatgcatcaccatgtgcccctggcttacgtgggtactgtagacttgaacctgggttcttaggcttcacaggcaagcgccttaaccgctaagccatctccccagtccctgggcCTCTCTTTTGACCCTCATTTCAGCCCAGGAACCCCAGGCTCAGTCCTCATCCATGCCCTGTCACTGGGACTCTTGGCTGCACAAGaactgtgctgtgtgtgtgtttgaccaCTGGGAGTGCCCCCACCCTGAAGGACCCTCTTATGGTTTAGGTCCTGGCCCAGACTCGCCTGGGAAGTGGACGGTGGATGACTCCAGAGAACATTCAAGAGATGTACTCTGCGATCAAGGCAGACCCGGATGGTGATGGTGAGCTCACACCCCTCCcagctgcgtgtgtgtgtgtgtgtgtgtgtgtgtgtgtgtgtgtgtgagccacCCCTCCTCCCGTGTGCACCGCCTGAAAGCACAGCAGGCAGCTTCTAGGCTCAGCTCTCCTAGCAGCCAGAGATGAGGCGAGAAGCCAGCTGTGCCCTTCACTCGTGGCAAGCAGGCAGGAAGGCAGACCCTCCCACCCCCGTTCTTCTTGGAGACAGAGTCTATGGCACAACTCCTGAAGATGCTTTAGACCTCATCAGCCAGTGTAGCGAGTGTAGAGGGGAGAAGTTGGTGGGCACCTACAGCTGGAGGACTGTCGTGGTGCTGCTCCCTTGCCGCCCCGGGCACACAGCTGATGTCAAGCTTACAGTCCTTAAATGTCCCCCATGCTTAGAGGAATTTGGACCAAATGATGGAAGCTGTCTCCTTGGGTCATTAGGGCAACGTGGAGGAAAGCAGCGTAGTACTAGCTATTCTTCCAGAATCCATGAAGAGTAGAGCCGCTCCCTAGTGGTTTGGGCAGGAAGGAGAAAATGTGTTCTTCTAGGAGGTGCGGGAGGGGGCGGGACTTCTTTGCTGAGGCCGGCTGGTAACCCAGCAGGAAGAGCTGGGCAAGTGGATCCTACCCAGGCTGCGATTTGAACGCCCGCACAAGGGcatctctggggactgactggcCCTGTTTTCACCCTACAGTGTGGAAGGCCCTAGAGGAGATCTGGCTCTGGATGCTCTCTCCTCACCTGCCCTTTACAGGTTGGAGTGTGACTACCACAGTCCTCCAGGGCAGGCCACAGAGCCTAGGGCCCTGCCCCATGGCTCATGCTTCCTTCGGAGACCCCGCTCTGGCACTCTAATAGGGGTTGGGCTGCTTCCTTTTCGGGACCAAATCAAAgcttaaacagaaaacaaacttctCTGGGTCTTCCTTTAGGGCCCGGTGTGACAGAAACCAGGTTCATCTGACCCAAGAGCCCAGGTGGGGACAAGTGCACATGGCCCCCCAGTGCCTGAGGCCAGGGGCTGCTGCTGCCTTTGGGGTAGGTAGGGAGGCGCTGCCTGCTGCTGTGGTCTCCCCACATGGGCCTGGCAGGCACTGACGGCGCATGCCTTGCGCAGGAGTGCTGAGTCTGCAGGAGTTTTCCAACATGGACCTCCGAGACTTCCATAAGTACATGAGGAGCCATAAGGCGGAGTCCAGTGAGCTGGTGCGGAacagccaccacacatggctctatCAGGGTGAGGGTGCCCATCACGTCATGCGTGCCATCCGCCAGAGGTGAGCACCCTGGGGACCCCCTCTTTGGGGCAGGGCCTCCACAGACGTCCTTAGCCAGGGCTGTGGGGATGCAACAAGGGATGGAAGGGATAAGGCAGTTCCAGTGCAACCAGAAAGAGGGACCCCCAATTAGAAAAGACAAATTAGCCCTAGTTGTGGGCACATAATTGTTCTCAGTTAGGGAAATGAAACCTTATTTTTGCCTACAGGATAAGCCATCAGGGGTTttagaagccaggagtggtggctcacacctgttaaTATCAAGCAGTTGGAAGACTCAGGCAGGATTGCTTCAAGTCTGTATGTATGTAGCTAatactacccagtgaattccaggctagcctgggttgcTGAGGGAGACCTTGTATGttaaaaacagacagagagaaagagagaccccaagcatggtggcacacatctgtaatctccttgggaggtagaggcacgAAGATCAGAAGTATCCTcagttacataatgagttcaaggccagcctgggactacaggaatgagacccagtctcaaaaaaaaagccagtaagaaaaactaaacaaagaccCCAAATGGGATTTTAGCTAAACAACTTCCTTCTAGAGGGGAGGGTCTCAGCTCTCCCCTTGACAGTTGAAGTCTCATTTTCCCCACTCCTCGAGTCCATGTGTCTCACATCCTGGGGATAGATCGCACCCTTCCTGCTCTTAGGAGGCCAGACTAAGCTGTCACACAGGGTTCCCAGGGAAGGTGAGCAAGGGTACAGCCTGTGGCAGGTCCTGGATCCAGCTGGGTCAGCTGCTCTTAGGCCATTTCGGTCCGCGGAGCTCCACAGCTGAACGTCTCCTGCTCTCCAGGGTGCTGCGCCTCACGCGCCTGTCCCCGGAGATCGTGGCGCTCAGTGAGCCACTGCAGGTTGTGCGATATGGTGAGGGAGGCCACTACCATGCCCACGTGGACAGCGGGCCTGTGTACCCGGAGACCATCTGCTCCCATACCAAGCTGGTAGCCAACGAATCGGTGCCCTTCGAGACTTCCTGTCGGCAAGTACCTCCTACCTGGGGGCTGGCTGCCACTCCCAGACCAGGTTCTCCCATAGCACAGGGCACAGCCTGGCAGGCTTCTAGgagcacactgagccatcttggtCAAGGATGTCCCTGCTTCTCCCCCAAGTCTCTGTCACTGTTAGCGGAATGGCAGGAAAGAGGTGGCAACCGGCCATTATGTGTACTCAAGTCAAAACAGACAGGGATTCCCACAGACGCTGAACTGTGTCCCAGAGCTCCGAAGCAAGGAGCGAGGCTGGGCCCCCGAGCCTTCTGCCCTTCCCCCTCAGGCATTAACCGACTCCTCTGCTGCTAGTCTCAGCCTTGCTTACTAAGTTATGTCTTCTTCCCTGCACAAAGTTTGATCTCTCCTCTTCATGTGGCTGTCCTAGCTCAGTACCCTCCAAGGAGACTTTCTGCATGATTTCCCAACTTCTACAAGTTTACCTTTCCCAATTAGGCCCTTGGTCAAGGTCATATAATTGAGCGAAGTGCACCTGTGAtcttgaccacacacacacacacacacacacacacacacacactgaaacacAGGAAGAGACAGGgtttgggggaaggaaggaaggaaggaaggaagggaggaaggaaggaaggaaggaaggaaggacggactgGAAAGACACATCCCGGTCATCCCAGTCTGACTCTCTGGCCCCTGGGAATTTTGTCCTGCCCACAAATGGGAACATCTACAGTTGGGGATCTGCTCAGCAGCCCCCCTGCCTTACAGCTACATGACAGTGCTGTTTTATTTGAACAACGTCACCGGTGGGGGCGAGACTGTCTTCCCTGTAGCAGACAACAGAACCTACGATGAAATGGTAAGGGCCTATGGGCTATTGTTCTTGTGGGCTTGCAGGGCCTTGGGCAAGTGTAGTTACACACCCCTCCAGAACTTGGGGATGTGGGCCCAAGTGACCCCCTGGGCACATCTGCCCACCCACATAGTGCACATAAGTGTGAAAACCCCATCACTTTGTTGCCCACAGAGCCTGATTCAGGATGACGTTGATCTACGGGACACTCGAAGGCACTGTGACAAGGGGAACCTGCGTGTCAAGCCCCGGCAAGGGACTGCAGTCTTCTGGTACAATTACCTGCCTGATGGGCAAGGTGAGGCTTGGGACCATGCAGTTTTCTCTTACTATCCCGTCTGCCACCCAAGAATGCTGTTTCTGGCTGCCTTCCAGATAGTCTTCTGGCCCTGATGCCTCCCAAACATcatcttttaaattctttatttatttacttacttaagagagagatagagaatgggcatgccagggcctgtagtcactgcaaatgaactccagacacacgcaccaccttgtgcacctaacttatgtgggtactggggaattgaactagggtccttagccttcccaggcaagtgccttaaccactaagccctctctccagccccaaacaccaTCTTTTAGTGATTTCAATAGGTCACCAGACCACGTGGGCAGCTTCTTAGGTACTCTCCACTCATCTTTCTGACGATCCAGCCTTCCTGTTCTCTGAGGCTGGAGGCatgtcttcccagccctgggcAGGCTCAGCAGCAAGAAAGCTGGTTTCAGAGAACCAGTGTGTTGACCAGGCATTAGTGGGTGAGGACGATTTGAGTGGGTTGGTTGCTACCCGAAGTGTGCACAGCTGGGCCCACCCTTGCTGTGTGCTCTTGGTCCAAGGGCAAGCTCGGGCTAGCTCTGCGCAGGGCCCCCGCACGCCACACTCGTCCACTGCTTACACCGCCTTCCTCCTCTTAGGTTGGGTGGGTGAAGTGGACGACTACTCGTTGCACGGGGGATGCCTGGTCACACGCGGCACCAAATGGATCGCCAACAACTGGATCAACGTGGACCCTAGCCGGGCACGGCAAGCCCTGTTCCAGCAGGAGATGGCCCGCCTGGCCCAGGAAGGTGGCGCCGACTCGCAGCCCGAGTGGGCCTTGGACCGGGCCTACCGTGATGCGCGCGTGGAActgtgagggggggaggggacgGTCAGCTTCGAGTGGGCAGCTGTCCagcgtcgtcgtcgtcgtcgggCCCCTGCTGGCTCTTGTCTTACTGCAGACTAAAAGTTCTACCCCTGCCTGCAGCCGCGACTCCGGGCGCGGTTCCTATATTCACGTTATTTATTGTGTGCACAGCCCCCATGCTGCTCGGTCAAATAAAACCGCAGGGCTTCGAGCCAAGGGGCCCCCAAGCTCCCCGTCGGCGTTGGGGGAGGGTACTCCGCTCCCCCCACCTCCACCGCAGGGATCACGTGAGGGGCGGGCGAGCATCTCCCCCCCTCCCCGTCCCCGGGGCCTGGCCAATCAGGAGCCGGATTGCGTGGGGCGCAGGGTCGTCATTggacggcggcggcggggcggccGCGGTCCCCCGGCTACCTGTAGCTAAGGCCCCGGCAGAGCGGCGGCGCGCCCGGGGCTGCACGGCTCGTTCTCGCGAGAGCGGAGCGCGGCGCTGGGTGGCCGAGGCGGCTGGCTGTGGCTGCTGCAGGAGCGTCATGGAAGCTCTCGGCGACTACGTTTGGCCGCGGGCCACCTCCGAGCTCATCCTCCTCCCGGTCACGGGTCTGGAGTGCGTGGGGGACCGGCTGTTGGCGGGTGAGGTTCCGGCTGTGTCGAGGCGCGCCTAGCGGGCGAAGTCCCTGGACGGGCGAGCGGGGACCCCCAGGGGACAAAGGGATGATGccccgaggaggaggaggaggaggaggacgaggaggaaaAGGACCGGCAGCGGGATGGGCGAGGCCGGGCCGGGAGTGGGATGAGAAAGGAGTTCAGGAGATGGCGGGAACGAGGGCGAACCCGAGGAGGACCGGGAGACAAAAAGCTGATGTGGCCGCAGCAGCCCTTTCCTCGCTCGAGGCCGCCGGCGTGGGAAGGGTGGGCAGAGATGCGGGGCACGTAGCCACCCCGCATTGGGGGAGGGGTGTAAGGCCCCTTACAGAGCTCGGGAGACCCTGCTGCGCGGAGAGAATGAggagccctccctccccccaggggGCGTGGTCTTTGGGGGGCGGGGTGAAGCTGTCCCCAATGATGAGGGGCAGTGAAGGTCTCCAGAAGGGGGTAGGGCCGCCAGAAATTGCGCATGAGACTTTTCGGAGTAGGGCAGAGGGGCTGAGGTTCCCCCTGAGATGGCCGGACTCCTCCCTTCGCGCTGAGATGGCTGGACTCCTCCCCTGACTAGCTCCAAAGTATCTGGGCTCTGAAGTGGCAAGGATCTGGGAGCAGAAAGGACTGATGAATCCACTGGAGACCAACGGTGGTTTTCTAAAGATTCTTTAGCGGGctgggtttaatcccagcactggggagggagaggtaggagggtagctgtgagttcgaggccaccctgagactacatagtgcattccaggtcagcctggtctggagagatcctacttttaaaaaaaaaaaaatctctaagcgAGGCACTGGTTATCAAGCCTTGAGTTAGCAACCATCAGTCCCAGAGGATTgcatgaatatgtatgtgtgttatgtatatgcatgtggttAGTGGAATAGTCTACACTTAAGTGTGGAGGCTGTGGACCTGGAGTTGCTACAATGAACTCAACTCGTTCGGAGGGGTCTGTTACCCAAACTACAATAGTGAACTGGAAGGGTTAAGTTCCTGGTTATGGTAAGTATGTCAAAGGCCAGGAGCTGGGCGAATTTTCACTTCCAGGGAATAAGCCTCCTTGGAAGCTGGAGCAGAAGTGGCCTGAGAATAAGCTGCAAAAATGATCAGaggccaggttttttttttttttttttttttttaaacccctgAGGTAAGGTCATGATCTaatccaggctggaattcactatgtagtgtcaggctgtccttgaaatcgtagccatcctcctccctctggctTCCCACATCactctctgggattaaaggtgtgaatcacCATGCACTCCTTgaggctaattttttaaaatttattttttattgacaacttccatgattgtagacaatatcctatggtaattccctccctccccccactttcctgaGGCTAAATTTTTTAGGCTTTGATCAATTGAGGAGGACCCAACAAACCCTCCCCTCCcgccccaaagtagggtctctagctcaggctgacctggaatttactctgtagtctctcagggtggcctcaaaactcatggcaatcctcctacctctgactcccaagaactgggattaaaggtcaccatcaccatgcccagcaaaaaaaaaaaaaaaaaaaaaaaaaaagaaagaaagaaaaattatgtatttgggaaaaaaaagaagtaggtagagagagggaaagaatgagcacaccagggcctctagccactgcaaatgaattccagaagcatgcaccatcttgtgcatctggctttatgttgaatCAAACTGGGAAATCTAAACTAGGTTTtctggctttgttggcaagtgccttaaccattgagccatctctccaacccccaagttcataatctttctgccttagcctcctacgTGGAGGGATCACAGACATGTAGCACCTCTCCTGCTTCACGTGGGAATCTATGGGTTTTGTGCATGGTAGAGAAGATCTCTACTACCTACCTTCTTGCCCACcccccattttattttacttttttgtgtcaGGGtcttaggtagcccaggctggcctcaaactggccaaggatggctttgaactattttatgatcctcttgcctcaaagTGTGAACAACATccagctttcattttatttatatatgtgtgtttatacatacacatattatttactattattattatgattaatatttttgtttttttccaaggtaaggtttcattctagcccagactaatctggaacacactcttgtcccaggctggccttaaactcatagggatcattttacctcagcctctcgagtgctaggattaaagacatgcaccaccaagcctggcttcttgtttgtttgaggcaggatgtcactccagcctaggcagatttagaatttactctgtagccccaggctggcctcaaatgtagGGTGTTTCTcttagcctccttagtgctgggattaaaggtgtgtgccaccgtgatagtccagactggtctcaaacttttTGTATAACCAAGGGTGACCCTTAACCTCTAATCCTTCTGCCTTAACCTCCTATTCACTtatgttcttttcaaggtagagtcttactgtagctcagtctgacctggaactaactcactttgtagtcccagaatGGCTTTAGATTCatagggatcctcttacctcagcttcctgagtgctgggattaaaagcatgtgccaccatgcccagcttgcaaatTCTTAGAAAATGGGATatgtagaatttaaaatatttttgtttatttttatttatttatttatttgaaagtgacagagaaagaggcagatagagagagagtgtgtgaatgggcgtgccagggcctccagccactgcaaacgaactccagacgtgtgcacccccttgtgcatctggctaatgtgggtcctggggaatagagccttgaaccagggtcctttaggcttcacaggcaagcacttaactgctaagctgtctctccagaccaaaatCTGTAGAATTTGAAGACAGAGAAGATGTGGAAAATTAAGATAGGAGTGATGTATGGATGGGCAGAGGCTAGGAATATTCACAGGGAAGAAaactgagcctggtgtggtgatgcatatctTCAagtccaggacttgggaggcagaggtaggaagatcatcgaattcaaggcctggggagatgatggcttagcgcttaaagcgtttgcttgcaaagccaaaggacccaggtttaactccccaggacccatgttagccagatgcacaaggggatacatgtatctggaatttgtttgcagtggtctctccctctgaaatacataaataaaaattaaaaagtttaaaaaaaaaagttcaaggccagtttgagactacatcgtgaattccaggtcagcctggactacagcaagaccctacctcaaaaaaacaaaaaaataaaataaaataaaagaggaacacTGAGGGAACCAGAGGATGATGAAGTAAAGTGAGAAGTGGCTGCAGGATGTCCAGGAGGCATCTGAGGGCTCGATTCTGGAAGAGATCTGTGGTACTCTTGGTGTGTGGATTCTATATGTGTAGGGAGGGTATAGAAGGCCTCCCAGAAAGCATGCATGCAAGTGAGTTTATATGATGGTTGGCACTGGATAAGCCTCCGAGCACCAGTTAAGGGAGACTTAGAAAAGGGGAGGGTGAGAAACGAGAGTACATAACAGAGAAGAcattactgttttgtttgtttcccctgcGCTAATAAACATGTAAGTTCTTCATGATTGTGCATCATTTGCCCCTGAGGGTTCTTTGTTACTGCTGTGTGGGGCTCTCTAACCCTCAGCCTAATACAGGGAATTGGGGTAGAGGGATGGAGCTGGCCAGTAGGGGGCCAGGACTCAAGGCCAAACACCTGCTACCAAAGTGAGGGCTGCCTTTTCTACTTCCCTCCATTAGCACTGAAGGTGCCCAGTCTGTTGTGAAACAGAATAGGCTGGAATGGGAGAGAGATTGCTGTGGGTCCAAGGATGCAAAGGTTGGAATGTCCTTTTTGCTGGGGGAGGGAACATCAGGAAGATTGAGTGTAGAGGAAACATGAAGCTAAAGATTCAGGGACTAGAGCTGAGGGTTTCCATGTGCAGCATAAGCATGATGTGGGACAAATGGGAGGCACCACGTGTGAGGAATTCATGGTTGAACTGAACATCAAGAGTGATTGATGAGTTGAGCGTGATGGCAATCTCTGGTAATCCCAGTAGTTGAAGGCTGagtgaggcaagaggattttgagttcaataccagcctggAATATGTGGgtagaccctcaaaaaaaaaaaaaaaaaaaaaaaaaaaaacagtgattgATGACAGGAGCAGAAAGTTGTAAGGGAAGGCCAGCTGAGAGATCAAGATTTTCCAGGCTTCGATAGAATTGTGTGTCCTGATGTATGTGATAGACATtttttaactctagcccaggctgacctggaattcactatgtagtctcagggtggcctcagactcacagagatcctcctacctctacctcccaagtgctgtgatttaaaggtgtacaccaccacacctggctgtaataTGCATTCTGGGGCCTCGTCCTGAGAAGTCGCCTGCT
Proteins encoded in this window:
- the P4htm gene encoding transmembrane prolyl 4-hydroxylase, encoding MAAAAAATDQRPETLAPEEATSPPQWVPVRAATSQGDGEEDAPVRPLCKPRGICSRAYFLVLMVFVHLYLGNVLALLLFVHYSNGDESSDPGPQRRAPAPRPAPTLGPLTRLEGIKVGYERKVQLVTDRDHFIRTLSLKPLLFEIPGFLSDEECRLIIHLAQMKGLQRSQILPTEEYEEAMSTMQVSQLDLFRLLDQNRDGRLQLREVLAQTRLGSGRWMTPENIQEMYSAIKADPDGDGVLSLQEFSNMDLRDFHKYMRSHKAESSELVRNSHHTWLYQGEGAHHVMRAIRQRVLRLTRLSPEIVALSEPLQVVRYGEGGHYHAHVDSGPVYPETICSHTKLVANESVPFETSCRYMTVLFYLNNVTGGGETVFPVADNRTYDEMSLIQDDVDLRDTRRHCDKGNLRVKPRQGTAVFWYNYLPDGQGWVGEVDDYSLHGGCLVTRGTKWIANNWINVDPSRARQALFQQEMARLAQEGGADSQPEWALDRAYRDARVEL